A window of the Acidovorax sp. YS12 genome harbors these coding sequences:
- the rpsM gene encoding 30S ribosomal protein S13: MARIAGINIPPHKHAEIGLTAIYGIGRTRARKICEACGIEYSKKVKDLTDGDLEKIRDQIAQFTIEGDLRRETTMNIKRLMDIGCYRGFRHRRGLPMRGQRTRTNARTRKGPRKGAAALKK; encoded by the coding sequence ATGGCACGTATCGCTGGCATCAATATCCCGCCGCATAAGCATGCTGAGATTGGCCTGACCGCCATCTACGGCATCGGTCGCACCCGCGCTCGCAAGATTTGCGAAGCCTGTGGCATCGAGTACTCCAAGAAGGTCAAGGACCTCACGGACGGTGATCTGGAAAAAATCCGCGACCAGATCGCCCAGTTCACCATCGAAGGTGACCTGCGCCGTGAAACCACGATGAACATCAAGCGCCTGATGGACATCGGTTGCTACCGTGGTTTCCGCCATCGCCGTGGCCTGCCCATGCGCGGCCAGCGTACGCGTACCAACGCCCGTACCCGCAAGGGTCCGCGCAAGGGTGCAGCGGCTCTGAAGAAATAA
- the rpmJ gene encoding 50S ribosomal protein L36: MRVSASVKKICRNCKIIRRKGVVRVICTDQRHKQRQG, encoded by the coding sequence ATGAGAGTTTCGGCTTCGGTCAAGAAAATCTGCCGCAACTGCAAGATCATCCGCCGCAAGGGTGTGGTGCGCGTGATCTGCACGGATCAGCGCCATAAGCAGCGCCAAGGTTGA
- the rpsK gene encoding 30S ribosomal protein S11, whose amino-acid sequence MAKSPANNAAARVRKKVRKNISDGIAHVHASFNNTIITITDRQGNALSWASSGGQGFKGSRKSTPFAAQVASEVAGRAAMEQGIKNLDVEIKGPGPGRESSVRALGALGIRITSISDVTPVPHNGCRPQKRRRI is encoded by the coding sequence ATGGCCAAGTCTCCTGCCAATAACGCCGCAGCACGCGTCCGCAAGAAGGTTCGCAAGAACATTTCCGACGGCATCGCCCACGTGCATGCTTCGTTCAACAACACCATCATCACGATCACCGACCGCCAAGGCAACGCCCTGTCGTGGGCTTCCTCGGGTGGCCAGGGTTTCAAGGGCTCGCGCAAGTCCACGCCGTTCGCTGCACAGGTAGCTTCGGAAGTGGCTGGCCGCGCCGCCATGGAACAGGGGATCAAGAACCTGGACGTCGAGATCAAGGGCCCCGGCCCGGGTCGCGAGTCCTCGGTGCGCGCCCTGGGCGCACTGGGTATCCGCATCACGTCCATTTCCGACGTGACGCCGGTGCCCCACAACGGCTGCCGCCCGCAAAAGCGCCGCCGTATCTGA
- the rpsD gene encoding 30S ribosomal protein S4 has protein sequence MARYLGPKAKLSRREGTDLFLKSARRSIADKAKFDSKPGQHGRTSGQRTSDYGLQLREKQKVKRMYGVMEKQFRRYFAEADRRKGNTGANLLALLECRLDNVVYRMGFGSTRAEARQLVSHKAILVNGQAVNIPSFLIKAGDVVTVREKSKKQGRVVEALQLAQQVGFPAWVEVAADKAEGTFKKVPDRDEFGADINESLIVELYSR, from the coding sequence GTGGCACGTTATCTCGGCCCCAAGGCCAAACTCTCCCGCCGTGAAGGCACCGACCTGTTCCTGAAGAGCGCCCGCCGCTCGATCGCGGACAAGGCCAAGTTCGACTCCAAGCCCGGCCAGCATGGCCGTACTTCTGGCCAGCGCACGTCCGACTACGGCCTGCAGCTGCGCGAGAAGCAGAAGGTCAAGCGCATGTACGGCGTGATGGAAAAGCAGTTCCGCCGCTACTTCGCCGAGGCTGACCGCCGCAAGGGCAACACCGGCGCCAACCTGCTGGCCTTGCTGGAGTGCCGCCTGGACAACGTGGTGTACCGCATGGGCTTCGGCTCCACCCGCGCCGAAGCGCGCCAGCTGGTGTCGCACAAGGCCATTCTGGTAAACGGCCAGGCTGTGAACATCCCCTCGTTCCTGATCAAGGCTGGCGATGTCGTGACCGTGCGCGAGAAGTCGAAGAAGCAGGGCCGTGTCGTCGAAGCGCTGCAACTGGCGCAGCAAGTGGGTTTCCCCGCATGGGTCGAAGTGGCCGCCGACAAGGCCGAAGGTACCTTCAAGAAGGTGCCAGATCGCGACGAGTTCGGTGCCGACATCAACGAATCGCTGATCGTTGAGTTGTACTCGCGTTAA